Proteins encoded together in one Xyrauchen texanus isolate HMW12.3.18 chromosome 50, RBS_HiC_50CHRs, whole genome shotgun sequence window:
- the atp6ap2 gene encoding renin receptor: HDAQRHGSEGHVTGVARKRSLSENTPEMSRSIISTIFALLSVLTGVLGDSLTILRSPQYVSFRDGQWPISGEKIPDLVALTMGFSVREDLDWPGLSAGSLFQRPRANALIVVRGVDSIDLPSNVSSYPLENPVPFTLDSVANTVHTLFADSTPVVLQLAPSEERLYMMGMANTVFEDLAVTLQQIRGRLSQDGSVLTSLPLVSLSRSNEADLLFLSEVQVLYDISALLQKHKHLAKDPAPDLYSLELAGLEEIARRYGTDSPQFLDGTRILASALQKFADDVSSVYGNNAVVEVVTVKTFEAPLTRKSRSILESKQISNPDSPYNLAYKYNFEYAVIFNIILWLMIILALAVIVTSYNLWNMDPGYDSIIYRMTNQKIRMD, translated from the exons CATGACGCACAGCGTCACGGCTCAGAGGGTCATGTGACCGGTGTTGCGAGGAAGCGCAGTCTGTCAGAAAATACTCCCGAGATGAGTCGGTCGATTATCAGCACAATATTTGCGCTTTTGAGCGTTTTAACAG GTGTTTTGGGGGATAGTTTGACCATTCTTCGCAGCCCGCAGTATGTGAGTTTCCGGGATGGACAATGGCCCATTTCTGGAGAAAAGATCCCTGATTTAGTCGCCCTGACTATGGGCTTCTCCGTTCGAGAG GATCTGGACTGGCCAGGTCTGTCTGCTGGTTCCCTGTTCCAGCGCCCTCGTGCAAACGCTCTGATCGTTGTCCGTGGCGTGGACAGTATCGACCTGCCCTCAAATGTTTCCTCTTACCCTCTTGAAAAT CCGGTTCCATTCACTCTGGACAGCGTGGCGAACACCGTGCACACCCTTTTTGCAGACAGCACCCCTGTAGTGTTGCAGCTCGCCCCCAGTGAGGAG agGCTGTATATGATGGGAATGGCCAACACCGTGTTTGAGGACCTGGCCGTCACTCTGCAACAGATTCGTGGACGTCTGTCCCAGGACGGATCCGTGCTCACTTCCCTTCCTCTCGTCTCTCTAAGCCGTAGTAACGAG GCTGATCTTCTCTTCCTTTCTGAGGTTCAAGTGCTGTATGACATCTCAGCCTTG CTGCAGAAACACAAGCATCTGGCTAAAGACCCGGCTCCTGACCTCTACTCTCTGGAGCTGGCGGGACTGGAGGAGATCGCCCGCCGCTACGGCACAGACTCCCCTCAGTTCCTGGATGGCACCAGGATCCTGGCGTCTGCCCTGCAGAAG TTCGCAGATGACGTCTCTAGCGTCTACGGAAACAACGCAGTCGTTGAAGTCGTCACAGTGAAGACGTTTGAAGCTCCTTTGACCAGGAAGTCGCGCTCCATCCTTGAGTCCAAACAGATC AGTAACCCGGATAGCCCCTACAACCTGGCGTACAAGTACAACTTTGAGTACGCCGTCATCTTCAATATCATTCTCTGGCTGATGATCATTTTGGCTTTAGCCGTCATCGTCACTTCGTACAACCTTTGGAACATGGATCCAGGATATGACAGCATCATCTACAGGATGACCAATCAGAAGATCCGAATGGACTAA
- the LOC127640917 gene encoding uncharacterized protein LOC127640917 — MKTAPLALLCLLVWCPATESLIDKWVNLGENVTLDCDIGSNEIYWFFLKRPDSLAVILRTFTSDSQWAHFYNEQFRNKYASQKWSRLMISNITADELGIYYCVKTDSLLKLNNGTRLYISETGQTGNETECNNHSQHLKTLQTLTASSAALNALMFTTIIGLLMLRWKKPSQTQQQCQEVELVQLEDLNIAEYSEIEFTYSTEEKPNQINSIYELLQNPKQTPDKRNRNIR; from the exons ATGAAGACCGCGCCGCTCGCACTCCTCT GTCTGTTGGTGTGGTGTCCAGCTACAGAGAGTTTAATTGACAAATGGGTGAATTTAGGGGAAAATGTGACTTTGGACTGTGATATTGGTAGCAACGAGATTTATTGGTTTTTCCTGAAACGGCCAGATTCTCTAGCGGTGATACTGCGAACTTTCACATCCGACTCTCAATGGGCTCATTTCTATAATGAACAATTCAGAAACAAATATGCGTCACAAAAGTGGAGCCGTTTAATGATTAGTAATATAACCGCAGATGAATTAGGAATATATTATTGTGTGAAAACAGACTCACTTCTAAAGCTCAACAATGGCACCAGACTTTACATCTCTG AAACTGGTCAAACTGGGAATGAGACAGAATGCAACAATCATTCACAGCATCTGAAAACCCTCCAGACTCTGACCGCATCATCCGCGGCTCTGAACGCTCTGATGTTCACCACGATCATCG GTCTGTTAATGCTCAGATGGAAGAAGCCTTCACAAACTCAACAACAGTGTCAGGAGGTTGAACTGGTGCAGCTCGAGGACTTAAATATTGCCGAG TATTCTGAGATCGAGTTCacatattccacagaagaaaagccAAATCAGATCAACAGTATTTATGAGCTTCTCCAGAATCCAAAGCAAACTCCAGATAAACGTAACCGCAACATAAGATGA
- the use1 gene encoding vesicle transport protein USE1, translating to MATSRLEINFIRLLSRCESLASEKRGETEWRLEKYVGALDEMLVALKKNSSKPTAEILTDYTRKVDFLKGLLEAEKLPSPAEKSLANQFLAPGRTPTISSERTAVSKTVHIQSKARCVEEMRKELMSTGPSNSGAFETDLRHRKSIPVDERQSATELDAILQHHNNLQEKLAEDMLNLARNLKNNTLAAQNIIKQDNQTLSQSMRQADVNFEKLKTESERLEQHAKKSVNWFLWLMLIVVSFTFISMILFIRLFPRLR from the exons ATGGCCACGTCTAGACTGGAGATAAATTTCATACGATTATTATCCCGCTGCGAGTCTCTGGCTTCAGAGAAAAGAGGCGAGACTGAATGGAGACTAGAGAag TATGTTGGAGCTCTGGACGAGATGCTCGTGGCCCTTAAAAAAAATTCCAG CAAACCAACAGCGGAAATATTAACGGACTACACCCGCAAAGTGGACTTCCTAAAAGGCCTTTTAGAAGCAGAAAAACTG CCATCGCCAGCAGAGAAGTCTTTAGCCAATCAGTTTCTGGCTCCTGGACGAACGCCTACGATATCCAGCGAGAGAACGGCAGTCAGTAAAACGGTGCACATACAGAGTAAAGCGCGCTGTGTGGAAGAGATGAGAAAAGAATTGATGAGCACA GGGCCGTCAAATTCCG GTGCATTTGAGACTGATCTCAGACACAGGAA GAGTATTCCGGTAGACGAGCGGCAGTCGGCAACAGAGCTGGACGCAATTCTTCAACACCACAATAATTTGCAGGAGAAACTGGCCGAGGACATGCTAAACCTCGCTCGCAACCTTAAAAACAACACGCTCGCAGCCCAGAACATTATTAAACAAGACAACCAG ACCCTCAGTCAGTCCATGCGTCAGGCCGACGTGAACTTCGAGAAGCTGAAAACGGAGTCCGAACGCCTGGAACAGCACGCCAAGAAATCCGTCAACTGGTTCCTGTGGCTGATGCTTATAGTCGTCTCATTCACGTTTATCAGCATGATCCTATTTATAAGGCTCTTCCCAAGACTTAGATGA